In a genomic window of Zingiber officinale cultivar Zhangliang chromosome 9B, Zo_v1.1, whole genome shotgun sequence:
- the LOC122023346 gene encoding LIM domain-containing protein PLIM2b-like encodes MAVTFSGTQDKCKACEKTVHFVDFLSTDGVIYHKSCFRCSHCNGTLSMCNYSSMDGILYCKPHFEQLFMETGTFTKKFPTVTRSGERIPSKYSSMFSGTQDKCATCKKIAYPLEKLMMEGENYHKTCFKCSVGGCILTPASYAALNGILYCKHHFARLFMEKGTYSHVIQAAMLKQAAAVEHAVGQLPAL; translated from the exons ATGGCAGTGACTTTCAGTGGCACCCAGGACAAGTGCAAGGCCTGCGAGAAGACGGTCCACTTCGTCGACTTCCTCTCCACCGACGGAGTCATCTACCACAAGTCCTGCTTCCGGTGCAGCCACTGCAATGGAACTCTCTCT ATGTGCAACTACTCTTCCATGGATGGTATTCTTTACTGCAAGCCACACTTCGAGCAGCTCTTCATGGAGACCGGCACCTTCACGAAGAAGTTCCCGACCG TCACAAGGTCCGGAGAGAGGATTCCGAGCAAGTACTCATCCATGTTCTCTGGAACTCAAGATAAATGTGCCACTTGCAAGAAGATAGCGTACCCTTTGGAGAAG TTGATGATGGAAGGGGagaattaccacaagacatgcTTCAAGTGCTCGGTGGGAGGGTGCATCTTGACGCCCGCATCGTATGCTGCACTAAACGGCATCCTCTATTGCAAGCACCACTTCGCGCGGCTGTTCATGGAGAAGGGAACCTACAGCCATGTCATCCAAGCTGCCATGCTGAAGCAAGCGGCCGCCGTAGAGCATGCGGTAGGGCAGCTGCCTGCGCTCTAG